Genomic DNA from Fimbriimonas ginsengisoli Gsoil 348:
TCTACCGGCGAAACGCCCACATCATCAACGTATTCGCCCTCCCCCACTCGCCGGCTACCCCGCCGCCCTCGTCGGTGAGAGGGTTTCACTTGGCAATGTGGCGGTTAGGGGATGTCGATTATTGGGCGGTATCGGACGTGGAAGCGAGCGAACTGGCGACCTTCGCGAAGCGATTTGAGGCTTCGGCCCGATAGAGTTTCGGTGGATGAACGAAAGGTTCTTACTCGGGCGGGCCGCCCGTGCGACTTCTAGGCAAGGGGCGGTACGGAGCGGGTTCCGGCCAAACCCATCAGAGCGGCGATGCGCGCCTCGACGTCCGGGTGGGTACTCAGCAGATCGTTCGTGTGGATCAGCTTAAGCGGGTTCACGATGTACATGTGCTGGGTAGCTCGATTGGCCACTTGCAGCGGGTCCGGATCGGAGGCGATCTTGCGCAACGCCCGCGCAAGCCCCTCTGGGTAGCGCGTCAGCTCCGCGGCCGAGGCATCCGCGAGATACTCCCGCTTTCGGCTGACCGCCAGCTCGAGGAGACCGGCAAAAATCGGGGCGACGATCGAGAGGACGAAGCCGACGATCATGAATATCGACGCCAGCGAGTTGTCGTCCCGATCGCGATCGCGCCGGCTTCCGCCGCCGAACCACTGCATGCGAACGAACAAATCGGCCAACAACGGGATCAGCCCGGCGACGACCGTGACGGTCGTCATAAATTTGATGTCGTCGTTCCGAATATGCGACATCTCATGGGCCATGACCCCCTGCAACTCGTCGCGATCCAGCTTTTGAAGCAAGCCGGTGGTAACCGCGATCGACGCTTCCTCGGGGTTTCGCCCGGTTGCGAACGCGTTGGGCGACGCGTCGTCGATCACGTACACCTTTGGCTTGGGGATCCCCGCCGCGATCGCCATTTCTTCGACCACGTTGTTCAGAACCTGATCTTCCGCTTGAGTGGCTTCCCGCGCCCGTGAAATGCTCAAGATGATGTTCGAGCCGGAGCGGTTGGAGACCCACGCCATGATCAGGCCGAGCAAAGCCGCGCCTCCGGCGCCCAGATACCATTGGCGCGGCGCGTAAGTCCCGGCGATCGCCGCGCCGAGCGCGGTTAGCAGGACGATGATGATGAACGCGAGCAGAATGCTGCCGCGACGGTTCGCCTGAATCTGCTCCTGCAGCGTCTTCTTCATCGGTCTCGCTTAAGGGTACGCGATCCAAGCCACCCGAGATTCACCTGAGAACAAGAACCTACGCCTTCGTCGGCTCGGGATCGCCCCGGTGCCGCATCTTATCCGCATACAGCGCCAGATCCGCCACCCGCTGCATGTCGTCCGCGCAGTCGTCGCGATGAATCAGACCCATCGACGCGCTAACGGCGCCGATCTCGTCAACCATCACATTTAAACATTCCCGAAGCCTCGGCCCGATCCGTTCCGCGGTCGTCCGGGTGGCTTGCGGCAAGATCACCGCAAACTCGTCGCCACCGATACGGGCCACCAGGTCCGAGTCGCGAACCGTCCTCGCCAACGCCTTAGCGATCTCGACCAGCGCGTGATCCCCCGCCATGTGCCCGTAAGTGTCGTTGATCCCCTTCATGTCGTCGACGTCGATCAACGCGAGAGCGAACGGTTCCAAACTCCTCTGGGCGGCATCCAGGGCGCTTTCGAAGGCACGGCGATTCGGCAAGCCGGTGAGCGCGTCGGTGTGAGCCAACGCTTTCATCCGTTCGACCTCTTCGGCGAGGCGCGCCCGGGTGCGGTGCTCTTCCGTCACGTCGGCGATCACGTCTACGCTGCCACCCCCCAAGATCTCCGACGTCGCACGGTGTACCACCGCCCGCTTGCGACCATGCCCCAGCGTCCGAAACTCCGCTTCGAACCGCTGGCCCACGCCTTGCGGAGTCATCCAATCGGAAAAGTGGGTGCCGACCATCGCGTCGGCGGAGGTGCCGAGCCATTCGGCCAAGCAATCGGTCGCCTCGATGATCCGCCCATCGCGGCCCAGCCGCCACAACGAGGGAGTCAGAAGCCGGGTCAGAAAAGCCTGCCGCAAGCCGCTGGACGGCACGATGGCGATGGCGCACCGCCCATCCGCCATCGGAGCCCCCCTAAAATGAAGCCATCCCCCTTCCAAGAGGGGCATTTCCGCCCGGAACGGAACGCGCCGGGCGATCTCCGGCCCAAGCCAGCTCACATCCATCGCCGGCTGGTCGCTGGGCACCGACTCCAATACCTGCGCCCCCTCGTCGACCACGAGCATGCGCACCGAAAGGGTCCTCAGTAGTTCCAGGGTGTCGATGAACATGGCTTGGGTGGCGGGACTACTTTACGTTCGTCCCTTCGGGGGCCTCCCGATCCGGCTGAAGCAGGATCGCCCCTCCCTCGGAATCCGTGG
This window encodes:
- a CDS encoding M48 family metallopeptidase yields the protein MKKTLQEQIQANRRGSILLAFIIIVLLTALGAAIAGTYAPRQWYLGAGGAALLGLIMAWVSNRSGSNIILSISRAREATQAEDQVLNNVVEEMAIAAGIPKPKVYVIDDASPNAFATGRNPEEASIAVTTGLLQKLDRDELQGVMAHEMSHIRNDDIKFMTTVTVVAGLIPLLADLFVRMQWFGGGSRRDRDRDDNSLASIFMIVGFVLSIVAPIFAGLLELAVSRKREYLADASAAELTRYPEGLARALRKIASDPDPLQVANRATQHMYIVNPLKLIHTNDLLSTHPDVEARIAALMGLAGTRSVPPLA
- a CDS encoding GGDEF domain-containing protein, with the protein product MFIDTLELLRTLSVRMLVVDEGAQVLESVPSDQPAMDVSWLGPEIARRVPFRAEMPLLEGGWLHFRGAPMADGRCAIAIVPSSGLRQAFLTRLLTPSLWRLGRDGRIIEATDCLAEWLGTSADAMVGTHFSDWMTPQGVGQRFEAEFRTLGHGRKRAVVHRATSEILGGGSVDVIADVTEEHRTRARLAEEVERMKALAHTDALTGLPNRRAFESALDAAQRSLEPFALALIDVDDMKGINDTYGHMAGDHALVEIAKALARTVRDSDLVARIGGDEFAVILPQATRTTAERIGPRLRECLNVMVDEIGAVSASMGLIHRDDCADDMQRVADLALYADKMRHRGDPEPTKA